The sequence CCCCGGTCGAGCCGATCATCAGGATGTTCTTGGGCATGATCTCGTGCTGCATCTCGCCATCGAGCTGCATCCGGCGGTAGCGGGTGCGCAGGGCGAGGGCAATACTCTTTTTCGCGGCCTGCTGGCCGATAATGTAGGCATCGAGATAGGAGACGATCTCTTTGGGGGTCATGTTCATGCTTCCGAGGCCTCCAGGGTCAGGATTTTGATCTCGTGGTTGGTGTAGATGCAGAGATCCGCCGCGATATGCAGGCTCTCTTCGACGAGGGCTTCGGGGGCCAGGTCCGCGTGTTTCTTCAGGGCCCGGGCACTGGCGATGGCGTAGTTCCCGCCGCTGCCGATGGAAGCGATCTGTCCGTCTTCGGGCTCGACGACGTCACCGTTGCCGGTCAGGATGAAGATGTGCTCGGTATTGAGGACGATCATCATCGCTTCGAGACGGCGCAGCACCTTGTCCTTCCGCCACGCTTTGGAGAAGTCGATGATAGCCTTGACCATGTCGCCTTTGCGCGCGGAGAGGAACTCCTCGAACATATCAAAGAGGTTGAAAGCGTCCGCCGTGGAGCCGGCAAAGCCGGCCAGGACCTGGCCGTTGTGCAGTTTGCGGATCTTGGTAGCATTGTTTTTGAGGACGGTGTTTCCGAAGGTGACCTGCCCGTCGCCGCCGATGACCGCCTTGCCCTCACTTTTGTAGGCGAGGATCGTCGTTGCGTCGAACATTACGCACCTACGATGTCGAGATGCAGCAGCGCGTGGATGCCGTGGCCGAGTTTGAGGTCGACCTCGTGTTTTCCGGTCATTTTGATCGCCTTTTTGGCTTCGATATGTTTTTTATCGATGGTGATGCCGTGTGCATCCTCGAGCGCCTTGGCAATGTCATCTTTGGTGACGGCACCGAAGAGGTGACCGGTGTCACCGAGCTTTTTGGCGATGGTGACTTCGAGGGTTTCTAGCTTCGCTTTCATGGCGGTGAGGTCGGCGATCTCCTGGGCCTCATTCGCGGCAGCCTGGCGCTTCGCCTCTTCCCACTCGGCGATGACCTCGTCGGTGGCATGTCTGGCAAATCCTTTGCCGATCAGGAAGTTCTTGCCGTAGCCGTCCTTCACCTCTTTGATCTCACCGGCTTTTCCGAGGCTTTTGACATCTTTGATCAACAGTACTCTCATTGCTTCTCCTTGTGTTTCAGCGTTCGAGTTCGCCGCCGTAGGCGACGATCCCGTAGGTCAGGTTTCCGACGTTTTCATACCCCATGTCGCTGAGGATACGCTGGCAGTGTGCGCTGCGGCTGCCGACGTGGCAGTAGACGATCAGCTTCTCCTGCTTGGAAAGCTTCGCACTCTCCAGGGTATCGAAGAAACTGCTGGTGGGGATGAGGCGGTCGGCGCCCTTGATATGCCCCATTTGCCACTCCATGTGTTCGCGGACGTCGATCAGTTTGAAATCGACCATCCCGAGTGCACGTCCCTCGAGCAGGGCGGCGAGCTCGTCGCCGTCGAACTGTTCTTTTTGAAGCAGGAGCGCACACTCTTCGGCGCTAAGCCCGCGGGAGTGCTGGTGGACGACCTCTTCGATCTCCTCTTCGCTGCGGTGCTGGGCAGCGTATTCGGGGGTGCAGAAGATCTGGCAGTGGCAGACGCCGTCTTCGGGGATCTCTTTTTCGATGGCCGGTTTGCAGGGGCAGATGCGGTCCTGTTCCTTGTCGCCGGTGACGAAGAAGCAGGGGCAGTAGCGTTTGCCGTGCATCAGTTTGTTGCGCGTCAGCCCCAGCTGAATGCCCTCGTTGATCTCCGCGTCGGGGTTGTAGGACCAGCCGAACTGCTCGACGACTTTGTCGGTGAAGCGGACCGTCCGCTCGAGCTCGCTCTGGAATTCGTCAGAGTTGATATCGATCTTCGTAATTCCGCCGGCCATACGTTATTCCTTTTACTGCTTGCGCGCTTTGCCCGCGATGATGAAGCGCAGGGCGTTGAGCTTGATGAAGCCGTTGGCGTCTTTCTGGTCGTAGACCGCGTCCTCTTCGAAGGTACAGTATTCCGGGTTGAACAGCGACTGCTCGGAGCTGCGGCCGACGACGACGACGTTGCCCTTGTAGAGCTTGAGACGGACTGTCCCTTCGACGTTCTCCTGGGTCTTGTCGATGGCAGCCTGGAGCATCTCGCGCTCCGGTGCGAACCAGTAGCCGTTATAGATCAGGCTGGCATAGCGCGGCATCAGCTCGTCTTTGAGGTGCGCCTCTTCACGGTCGAGGGTGATGGACTCGATGGCACGGTGCGCTTTGAGCATGATCGTACCGCCCGGCGTTTCGTAACAGCCGCGGCTCTTCATCCCGACGTAGCGGTTCTCGACGATATCGGCGCGGCCGATACCGTGTTTGCCCGCCAGCTTGTTCAGGGTCTCGAGCATTGTTGCCGGGGAGAGGGCTTCACCGTTCAGGCTGACCGGGTCGCCGTTTTTATAGCCGATCTCGATGTACTCGGGCTCGTCCGGTGCCGCCTCCGGGGAGACGGTCCAGCGCCACATATCTTCTTCGGGTTCCGCGGCGGGATCTTCAAGGATGCCCCCTTCGTAGGAGATGTGCAGGAGGTTGGCGTCCATGGAGTAGGGGGATTTTTTCCCGCTCTTCTCGATCTTGATGCCGTGCTGTTCGGCGTAGGCGAGCAGCTTTTCGCGGGAGTTGAGGTCCCATTCGCGCCACGGGGCGATGATGGTGAGGCTGCTGTTCTGGCCCAGGTAGCCCAGCTCGAAGCGGACCTGGTCGTTCCCTTTGCCGGTCGCACCGTGGCTGACGCCGTCGGCACCGGTGATCTTGGCGATCTCGGCCTGGCGCTTGGCGATCAGCGGACGGGCGATGGAAGTGCCCAGAAGGTACTCGCCTTCGTAGATGGCGTTGGCGCGGAACATCGGGAAGACGTAGTCGCGGACGAACTCTTCGCGCAGGTCGTCGATAAAGATGTTTTCAGGTTTGATACCGAGGCTGAGCGCCTTCTGGCGTGCAGGTTCGACCTCTTCGCCCTGGCCGATATCGGCGGTAAAGGTGACGACTTCGCACTGGTACTCATCCTGCAGCCACTTGAGGATGACGCTGGTGTCCAGGCCGCCGGAGTAGGCCAAAACGACTTTTTTGACTTCTTTTTTCATGGATAGGTGTCCTTGAAGAATAATTATGATGCCGCGATTTTAGCGCAGATTAGATGACGGCGAGGTAAATCGTTTCGGGTCATTCGGGGGACTTGCTATACTGTCGAAAAAGATTTGGAGCCCTCCATGCCCAGTTTTGCCATTATCGGCGGGATTCTGCTCAACGTCGGCGCCTTCCTGACCTACCGCGGAAAGATCTTCGAAGCGGTCTGGGCCTACCTGGTGGCGGATCTGTGCTGGATTGCGATGGCGTGGGAACGCAACGACGGCTGGGGGATGCTCTTTATCGCCGTCGGCATCGCGTTCGGGCTGCTCGCCTTTCGGCGGATGCACCGGGGCGACATGGAAAAATCACTGAACAAGGATGAACGTGGCTGACACGATGCTTTACGAGGCGCAGGGGCTGCAGCTCGACCTCTCCAAAATCACCCGTCTCTACCCGGCGGCGATCGTCGAGGGGGGCGGGGCCGAGGCCCAGGTCTCCCTGGAGTGGGCGGAACTTAAAAAAGATGAGGTCAGGATCGCTGAGTACGTTCTGGTCTTTGACTTCGACCCCCCGGGAGAGGTCCCGGTCCAGCGGAAGCTGCTCCATTTCGAGACGAAGGCGGCCCTTTTCGAGACGATGCAGGCCCTCTCCGATATCTTCGAGAAGGCTTACAAGGGGGCCTAGCGTATCACCTGCAGCGGGTCGATATGGTAGTTCTTCTGGGTCACTTCGAACATCAGTTCGTCGTTGACGCGGCCGATCACGCTCCCTTTCTTGAGGCGCTTGCCTTTGCTGACCGTCGGGGCGATCTGGTCGAGGTGGGCGTAGATTGTATGCAGCCCGTCGGCGTGTTCGATAATGACGACGTTCTCGAGCATCGGCGTCTCCTGAGCGAGAATGACCTTGCCGTTGAAGACCGCTTTGACCTTGGCGTCGGGGGTTTTGGGCTGCAGGGAGACCGACTCGTTGAAGATCTTGATTTTGTAGATCGGGTCGGTATAGGTGCCGTAGCGCTTCAGTACCGTATAGGCATCCAGCGGCGCAATCGTCTTTGAGCCCCGGTAGCGGCGGGTCTGCGCCTTGTGGTAGCTGCTGCCGACCGAACGTACATCGGGGACCTCTTTGGAGGCGAGCAGCGCTTCGTTGCGCTGCTCTTCCTGGCGTGCGGCCGCTTTTTGCGATTCGCTCTCCTGGATGATGTGCAGCTGGGCCAGGGTCTGTTTCAGGGCGGATTTCTGTGCCAGGATCTTCTGTAGCTCTTTCTTGTAGCGGCCCTTTTTTGTCTTCAGGTCGCCCAGGGCTGTCTCGTTCGCTCTTTTCGCTTTTTGGAGATCGCGTTTCTCCTGCTCGATCGAGGCGATGTCCGTTTTGAGCCGTGCCGTTTTTTCCGTCAGCTGTTTCAGGGCCGCTTCGTTCGCGCGGTAGTCATTGCCCAGTTTTGTGATCTGTGCTTTGGTCTGTTCGTTCAAAGCGGCAAAGACTGCCTCGCCGATGATGGTATCGGGGGAGAGGGTGTTGTTGTCCTCCTGGATCATCGCGAGGGAGATGATGCGGGCCATGAGGTCGGCCAGGTCGTCGCGAAGCTTTTTGCGGTTCGCTTCGAGGGTCTCCTGCGTTTCCGCAAGCGTGATCAGCTCTTCTTTGGCGCCGGAGAGGGTGGCGGCTTTGCCCTGCAGTGCCGACTCGAGCGACGCGATCTTCTTCTGCTGGGTGAGGACGGTCCGCTTTTTTTTCAGGATCGCCTTGGCGGTCTTGGCCATTTTGGCATTCACCGAGGCGTAGTTTCGGTCGAAAGAGCTGAGACTTTTGGAGGTCTCGTCAATCTTGTCGTCGATGCTCTTGGCCGCCACGGCGACAGTGAGCAGAAGGCCAAGCAGCAGTGCGAACCGGATCATACCTCTTCTTTGTGCCCCATGACGATCATAGAGGCGAGCAGGATGGAGAGGGAGATGGCAACGCCCGTGAGCAGGGGCACGTCGTGCAGCGGCTGGAAGAGGGTCGGCTGCAGCTGCACGAGCGAGAGCAGCTGCGCCATCCAGCCGTAATGGTCGACCAGGAGAAAGACGCTGGTTGCAATCACGGAAGCGATCACGGCGTCGACGATGGCGAGGCGGAACAGCACGGCCGAGCGGAGCCAGACCGGGGCGCCGAAGAGGGCCATGATGTTCATTCGTTCGCGGTGCTGGAACTGCCACAGGCGCATCTCTTTGACGATCAGCAGCGAGGTGACGAGCAGGACGACGGCGGCGAGGACGCTGACGACGTTCTTGAAGAGCTGCAGCAGACGGTAGACGGTGTCGTGCTGCTGGGCAAAGGTCTCGACACGGGTGATGGCGCGGTCGCGCAGGAGCCTCTCTCCCAGTGCGCGGGCCGCATCGGGTGTAATGAAGTGGGCCATCCGCAGCCGGTAGAAATGCGGTAGGTTCAGCGTCATCAGGTTGATCTGGGAATCGCCCGTCTGTTGCTGCAGCTGCTGGAGCATCCGGGTAGGCGACAGGGGCTCGACGGCGCTGATGGCACTGTCGATACTCTGGAAAAAGGCGAGGGAGAGGTTGTTGTCGCTGACGACGACGATGCCGTAGTTGTCTCCCAGGCGCTGTTCATAGGCCCCGATGACACGGTCCAGGCTCAAAAAAAGCTGGAGGGTGATGAGGATGGAAAAGAGTGCCGTAATCAGCGAGAAGTGGCTTTTAAGAGACTTCATAGACGTCTCCGTGCTCGATATGGAAGTGCTTGTACTTGATGCCCAGCGTTTCGGGGATGTGGTGGGTAACGACGACGACGGTCGCTTCGAGCTGGGTATTGGCTCCCTCCAGCAGGTTCCAGATGACTTTGGAAGAGTATTCGTCGAGGTTCCCCGTTGGTTCGTCCGCGAGGATGAGGATGGGGTTGTGCGCGAGGGCGCGGGCCATGGCGACGCGCTGCTGTTCGCCCCCGCTCAGCTCCATGGGGTATTTGCCACGCTGGTGGGTGAGCTTGACGTGGCCGAGGAGCTTCTCCACCTGCATCTCGCTGATGTCGCGGGCGTAGCCGTTGATGAGCAGCGGCAGCATGACGTTCTTGTCGATCGTCCACTCTTTGACAAGCTTGTAATCTTGGAAGACGATCCCGACGTGGCGGCGCAGGAAGTTGAGTTTCTTGGCGCTGATACTGTCCATGTCGACGCCGCCGACCGTGAGCGCGCCCGAGAGCAGCGGCAGGGCGCCGAAAAAAGATTTCAGCAGGGTCGATTTCCCGCTCCCGCTGGCGCCGGTGATAAAGACGAAGCTGCCGGAGTCGATCGCGAAGGTCGCCTTGGAAATGATCGTTTCGTGTCTGCCGTAGCCCAGGGAGAGGTTGTCGGCGACGATGATCTTATCCATGCAGGGCCTCGATCAGGAGCTGATGGGCCCGGGCGTTTGTGCGGGAACGCACCGGCGGCGTCGGGAGGTAGGCGGGGGCGTCGCCGAGGATCAGGTAGAGATGCTCGGGACGGGCATAGGGGCCCATGGAGAGGCGGAACATATAGCGGCCGTCATCGGTACGGTAGAGGCGTTCGAAATGCACGAACCCTTCGTCGAAGCGCAGCGTTGTCCCGTTGAGGGCCTCAAGGTGCGCCGGGTCGGGGGTGATGGCGTCGAAGGCGAAGGGGGCGATCGCTTCCAGCGGCCCGGACTCCTCCGTATTGTGCATCAGCACATCGTAGATGTTCTTCTCCATCCGGCGCCAGCGGTCCTCGTACTTGCTGCTGACCTCCAGTGCACGGTTCTTGTAGATCTCGATATGGTTCTGGTTCAGGGCCATAAAGGTTTCGAAACTGTAGGCGAAGTAGTTGTCGCTGTCGGTACGCAGTTCCAGTTTCCCCTCCGGTTTCAGTACCCGGATGCTTTCGGCAATGAAGGCTTCCCCGATGACGCGCCGCTGGGGTTTCTTGTCCCAGGGGACCGGGAAATGGACGTAGATGCGCCCGGCGAGGTTGGAGGGGACGAGTTCCAGGAAGAGGCGGGCATCGTAGTCGAGCAGCAGGAGGTTGTCGAGCTGCTGGATATTGATCTGCTTGAGGACCTGTTCGATGGAGGGCTTGTGGATCTCGATCCCGATAAAAAGGATTTCCGGGTTCGCCTTGGCCTGGTGAAGGAGGTGGCGGCCGGAACCGAATCCCACCTCGATGCGGATTTCCCGGTCGGCGGGGAAGTCGCGTTCGAAGTCGTGGATGGTCCACAGCGCACTGTCGTTGCCCAGGTGCATGTTCGCTTCGCCGCTGTCGACGTTCGACGCCAGGACGTCCAGCCCCGCCACACCGGCATAGGCCTGAAGGGCGCGTTTGACGAAGTGGGTCGCCGAAGGGCGCGTGATCTTGTCCGCTTTGAGCAGGGTCTTGTCCGGCAGGCGTTTGAGCAGGAGGAAGAACGCCTTCTCCCCGACGGAAGCGGCGATCAGGGTCTCATCGTCGTGGAGGGTATTGTCCGCCATGTAGTGGAACGTAACCCCGTCCGCGGTCGCGGGGAAGGCCGGGGCCTTGAACGAAGCGATATGGAGGTGGGGCATCGGGTTACTGGTCCTCCAGAACGATGGTTTTGGAAGCGGAAGGTTCCGACTTGAGCCCGTTGGCGTCGACGGCGATCACCTTGTAGCTGTACTCCAGCCCCGGGGTGACGTTGACATCGGTGAAGCTGTCGGTTTTGATGTCGCGGATGACGCTCTCTTTGCTGTCGAACCAGCCGCTTCGGGTCGTCTTGAGGAGTTCGAAACCGACGGTACGGGCATCTTTTGCCGTCCAGCGTACCACCACCGCTTTGTTGCGCAGGGCGAGGCCGGTCAGCTCCGGCACGGCGGGAGCAGCCATCGTCGTGCCTTCGGCAGGTTCGCTCGGCAGGCTCTCCAGTTCATCCTTGTCGACGGCTGCGACCTTGTAGAAGTAGTCGGCCCCGTTTTCTTCGACCTTGTCCGTGAAAACGGTTCTGTCGACTTTGGCGCGGTAGCTGTAGTAGCCGTCCTCGCGTTCGGCGCGGTAGACCTTGTAGTAGACGATCCCCTTGTCCGGGGAGGGCTGCCACTGCAGGGCGATCGCATGGATCGCACCCCGGCCGGCGGAGAGCTGCGTCGGCGGCAGCGGGAGGGGTTTGGTCGCGACGGTCACGACGGCGGAAGGGGCGCTCTTCTCGCCGCTGAAAGTGCGGGCGATGATACGGTAGCGGTAGACGCTGTTGTCATCGAGATCGTGGTCGATATACTCGGCATTGAGGCGGCCGTCGATGCGCGCGATCCAGTGGAAGGATTTCTCTTCCGGATCGAGGCGTTCGATCTCGTAGCCGTCGACGCGCAGGTCCGGGTGGGGGCGCCAGAGCAGTTTGGAACTGCGGGCCAGCTCTTTGGTCGCCGTGAAGTAGCTGACCGGTTCCGGGAGGCTCAGTGTTTTGGCGCTGAGGGTGTTGTCGGGCATGGACTCGCGCCCTTTGGCGTCGACGGTCGTAAAGCGGTAGCGGTAGGTCGTGGAGGGGCGGAGGCCCGTGTCGACATAGTGCGTGCGGAGGGTGTCATCGACCGCGGCAATGCGGTAGAGTTTGCTGTCCCCGCCGCCCGGGGTGTCGCGGTAGATGCGTACGCCCTTCACCCGCGGGTCCGTGACCGGCTTCCATTCGAAAGCGATGGCGGCGGTGTCGCTGAGGTAGCCGTTGATGCCGACCTGCGGCAGGGTTTTGTCGATAGCGACAGGTTCGGCAGGGGCCGGGCCTCCGACACAGCCGCTAATCAGCAGTGTCAGTGTCGAAAAGAGTGCCGATGCGATCAGGGGCGAGCGTCTCATCCAGTGTCTCCGTAGCGAAATGCGACTGCAGCCGTTCTTCGAGCGCCGCGGGAAGCGGGGCCGTAAAACGCATCACCTCCCCCGTCCGGGGATGGGTGAAGTAGAGCGTGTAGGCGTGCAGCAGAATACGCTGGATTTTATCGGGATTGCTCTTAATGCCGTATAAATGGTCGCCGAGGATGTGGCGGCTGAAACTCTCCAGGTGGACGCGGATCTGGTGGGTGCGCCCGGTAAAGAGCTTACAGGCGATCAGCTCCTCCTTCTCATCCGTGGAGAGGAGCAGCTTCTTGAAGAGGGTCTGCGCGCTCTTGCCGTGCGGAACGACGGCCATCTTGAGACGGTTGTGGGGGCTTCGCCCGATCGGCTTGTCGACGAGGGTGAGATCCTCTTTGAGCGGCGGGGTGACGACGGCGAGGTAGTAGCGTCCCATGCTCTTGTCCTGGAGCTGTTTGGAGAGGGCGTCGTGGGCCTCGTTCGTTTTGGCGACGATCATGACGCCGCTGGTACCTTTGTCGAGGCGGTGGACGATGCCGTGGCGCTCCTCACCGCTCAGTGTCGAGAGACGGATGTCGTGGTGCTTGAGCCAGTCGACGAGGGTCGGCTCCTTGACGCTGGGGGCGGGGTGGACGGTAAGGCCGCTGGGTTTGTCGATGATGAGCAGGTCGTCGTCTTCATAGAGGATGGGGACGTCGAAATCGATAGGCTGCGCTTCTTCCGGTTCCATCTGCGGCAGGGTAACCGTGACTTTTTCGCCGGGCTTGAGTTTCACCCCCGGTTTGGCCGCCGCCTTGGCTTCGACGGCGACGAGACCGTTCTTGATGAGGTGGGCGATCTGGTTGCGGGGTTCGTTCATCGCCTGCCCCAGAAAGGTGTCGAGGCGTTCGCCTCCGGCGGCTTCGAAAGTCAGGACAGTTGGCTGCATGGGAACCTTTGTTATAATTTTGGCACTGGGCATTAAGCGCTGTGGCTAAAAGCGGGAGGAAGACCCCTGCCGCTCTTTTATCTGCAAGGCTTGGCGCTGAACGCTTTACGCTTGAGAGGACGTGCCTTGCGCAGAATAGATAGACGCATTTTAGCACACTTCGATTTTGTCATCCCGGCACTGATTGTGCCCCTTGTGCTGGTATCGGGGTGGCTGATCGGGGAGATCCACCCCCTGCTGGCGCACAAACATCTCGTCTACGTCGGCGTGGGGGCGGTCGTCTTCACCTTTTTCTTTTTCCTACCCGTGCGGCGGCTGAGCTGGATGATCCCGATCTTCTACTGGTTCAACATCGGGCTGCTGCTCGCCGTCGAGTTCTTCGGCCATGCGCGCCTGGGGGCAAAACGCTGGATCGAGCTTCCTTTCGTCCATTTCACCATGCAGCCCTCCGAGCTGATGAAACCGGCGTTCATCCTGATGCTGGCCTACCTCGTCTCGCGCAACCCGCCCCCTTACGGCGGGTACGGTTGGGCCTCGTTTACCAAGCTCTCGTTTTTCATCCTGCTTCCCTTTTTCTTGATCGCCAAAGAGCCGGACCTGGGGACGGCCACCGTCCTGCTGCTGCTGGGGGTGGGGGTGCTTTTCCTTGTCGGGGTGCGCTGGAAGATCTGGCTGACGCTGGCGGTGGGGTTCATCGTCTCGATGCCGCTCATCTACACCCAGCTGCACGACTACCAGAAGAAGCGGATCACGGACTTTATGAGCGAGAAACCGAGCTACCACGTGCAGCAGTCCATCATCGCCATCGGTTCGGGCGGTGTCGTCGGCAAGGCAAAAGAGGAGGCGACGCAGACCCAGATGAAGTTCCTTCCCATCGCGTCGAGTGACTTCATCTTCGCCTACGTCGTGGAGCGTTTCGGGTTTATCGGGGCGGTGATGCTGATCGGGCTGTACGCTCTCATCATTATCCATCTGCTCGGCATCAGCCTCTATACCCACGACCCCTACATCAAGGTCGTCAGCGCATCGGTCTCGCTTCTGATCTTCGTCTACATGGGCGTCAATATCGCGATGACAATAGGCCTTGCCCCGGTCGTCGGCGTCCCGCTGCCGATGTTCAGTTACGGCGGCAGCAGCTACGTCAATTTCATGATCCTCTTCGGGATCCTCGAAAACCTGATGGCCTTCCGCTTCCTCGAACTCTATCACCGCCGGGGCAAAAAAAGCTTCGTCTAAAGGGCGCGAAAGTATAATTCGCTCCTTCCGATAGAGGATGTGGGTCTTTAGCTCAGTTGGTTAGAGCCCCCCGCTCATAACGGGGTGGTCCAGGGTTCGAGTCCCTGAGGACCCACCACCTGTTTTCGATAGACTTCCCTTTTTCTCAACACGCATTATTTATCAGAACGTCACTGTGCTTCCAACAGGTTTTCAATGGCGCTTTCAAGCGCTTTGGGTTTGGTCGAAGGTGCAAAGCGTTCGACGACGTTGCCGCTGCGGTCGACGAGAAACTTCGTAAAGTTCC is a genomic window of Sulfurimonas sp. HSL1-2 containing:
- the hslV gene encoding ATP-dependent protease subunit HslV, whose protein sequence is MFDATTILAYKSEGKAVIGGDGQVTFGNTVLKNNATKIRKLHNGQVLAGFAGSTADAFNLFDMFEEFLSARKGDMVKAIIDFSKAWRKDKVLRRLEAMMIVLNTEHIFILTGNGDVVEPEDGQIASIGSGGNYAIASARALKKHADLAPEALVEESLHIAADLCIYTNHEIKILTLEASEA
- the rplI gene encoding 50S ribosomal protein L9, encoding MRVLLIKDVKSLGKAGEIKEVKDGYGKNFLIGKGFARHATDEVIAEWEEAKRQAAANEAQEIADLTAMKAKLETLEVTIAKKLGDTGHLFGAVTKDDIAKALEDAHGITIDKKHIEAKKAIKMTGKHEVDLKLGHGIHALLHLDIVGA
- a CDS encoding ferredoxin-thioredoxin reductase catalytic domain-containing protein, translating into MAGGITKIDINSDEFQSELERTVRFTDKVVEQFGWSYNPDAEINEGIQLGLTRNKLMHGKRYCPCFFVTGDKEQDRICPCKPAIEKEIPEDGVCHCQIFCTPEYAAQHRSEEEIEEVVHQHSRGLSAEECALLLQKEQFDGDELAALLEGRALGMVDFKLIDVREHMEWQMGHIKGADRLIPTSSFFDTLESAKLSKQEKLIVYCHVGSRSAHCQRILSDMGYENVGNLTYGIVAYGGELER
- a CDS encoding argininosuccinate synthase, producing MKKEVKKVVLAYSGGLDTSVILKWLQDEYQCEVVTFTADIGQGEEVEPARQKALSLGIKPENIFIDDLREEFVRDYVFPMFRANAIYEGEYLLGTSIARPLIAKRQAEIAKITGADGVSHGATGKGNDQVRFELGYLGQNSSLTIIAPWREWDLNSREKLLAYAEQHGIKIEKSGKKSPYSMDANLLHISYEGGILEDPAAEPEEDMWRWTVSPEAAPDEPEYIEIGYKNGDPVSLNGEALSPATMLETLNKLAGKHGIGRADIVENRYVGMKSRGCYETPGGTIMLKAHRAIESITLDREEAHLKDELMPRYASLIYNGYWFAPEREMLQAAIDKTQENVEGTVRLKLYKGNVVVVGRSSEQSLFNPEYCTFEEDAVYDQKDANGFIKLNALRFIIAGKARKQ
- a CDS encoding peptidoglycan DD-metalloendopeptidase family protein, giving the protein MIRFALLLGLLLTVAVAAKSIDDKIDETSKSLSSFDRNYASVNAKMAKTAKAILKKKRTVLTQQKKIASLESALQGKAATLSGAKEELITLAETQETLEANRKKLRDDLADLMARIISLAMIQEDNNTLSPDTIIGEAVFAALNEQTKAQITKLGNDYRANEAALKQLTEKTARLKTDIASIEQEKRDLQKAKRANETALGDLKTKKGRYKKELQKILAQKSALKQTLAQLHIIQESESQKAAARQEEQRNEALLASKEVPDVRSVGSSYHKAQTRRYRGSKTIAPLDAYTVLKRYGTYTDPIYKIKIFNESVSLQPKTPDAKVKAVFNGKVILAQETPMLENVVIIEHADGLHTIYAHLDQIAPTVSKGKRLKKGSVIGRVNDELMFEVTQKNYHIDPLQVIR
- a CDS encoding cell division protein FtsX, encoding MKSLKSHFSLITALFSILITLQLFLSLDRVIGAYEQRLGDNYGIVVVSDNNLSLAFFQSIDSAISAVEPLSPTRMLQQLQQQTGDSQINLMTLNLPHFYRLRMAHFITPDAARALGERLLRDRAITRVETFAQQHDTVYRLLQLFKNVVSVLAAVVLLVTSLLIVKEMRLWQFQHRERMNIMALFGAPVWLRSAVLFRLAIVDAVIASVIATSVFLLVDHYGWMAQLLSLVQLQPTLFQPLHDVPLLTGVAISLSILLASMIVMGHKEEV
- a CDS encoding ATP-binding cassette domain-containing protein encodes the protein MDKIIVADNLSLGYGRHETIISKATFAIDSGSFVFITGASGSGKSTLLKSFFGALPLLSGALTVGGVDMDSISAKKLNFLRRHVGIVFQDYKLVKEWTIDKNVMLPLLINGYARDISEMQVEKLLGHVKLTHQRGKYPMELSGGEQQRVAMARALAHNPILILADEPTGNLDEYSSKVIWNLLEGANTQLEATVVVVTHHIPETLGIKYKHFHIEHGDVYEVS
- the trmB gene encoding tRNA (guanosine(46)-N7)-methyltransferase TrmB, producing MPHLHIASFKAPAFPATADGVTFHYMADNTLHDDETLIAASVGEKAFFLLLKRLPDKTLLKADKITRPSATHFVKRALQAYAGVAGLDVLASNVDSGEANMHLGNDSALWTIHDFERDFPADREIRIEVGFGSGRHLLHQAKANPEILFIGIEIHKPSIEQVLKQINIQQLDNLLLLDYDARLFLELVPSNLAGRIYVHFPVPWDKKPQRRVIGEAFIAESIRVLKPEGKLELRTDSDNYFAYSFETFMALNQNHIEIYKNRALEVSSKYEDRWRRMEKNIYDVLMHNTEESGPLEAIAPFAFDAITPDPAHLEALNGTTLRFDEGFVHFERLYRTDDGRYMFRLSMGPYARPEHLYLILGDAPAYLPTPPVRSRTNARAHQLLIEALHG
- a CDS encoding RluA family pseudouridine synthase; this translates as MQPTVLTFEAAGGERLDTFLGQAMNEPRNQIAHLIKNGLVAVEAKAAAKPGVKLKPGEKVTVTLPQMEPEEAQPIDFDVPILYEDDDLLIIDKPSGLTVHPAPSVKEPTLVDWLKHHDIRLSTLSGEERHGIVHRLDKGTSGVMIVAKTNEAHDALSKQLQDKSMGRYYLAVVTPPLKEDLTLVDKPIGRSPHNRLKMAVVPHGKSAQTLFKKLLLSTDEKEELIACKLFTGRTHQIRVHLESFSRHILGDHLYGIKSNPDKIQRILLHAYTLYFTHPRTGEVMRFTAPLPAALEERLQSHFATETLDETLAPDRIGTLFDTDTAD
- a CDS encoding FtsW/RodA/SpoVE family cell cycle protein, whose protein sequence is MRRIDRRILAHFDFVIPALIVPLVLVSGWLIGEIHPLLAHKHLVYVGVGAVVFTFFFFLPVRRLSWMIPIFYWFNIGLLLAVEFFGHARLGAKRWIELPFVHFTMQPSELMKPAFILMLAYLVSRNPPPYGGYGWASFTKLSFFILLPFFLIAKEPDLGTATVLLLLGVGVLFLVGVRWKIWLTLAVGFIVSMPLIYTQLHDYQKKRITDFMSEKPSYHVQQSIIAIGSGGVVGKAKEEATQTQMKFLPIASSDFIFAYVVERFGFIGAVMLIGLYALIIIHLLGISLYTHDPYIKVVSASVSLLIFVYMGVNIAMTIGLAPVVGVPLPMFSYGGSSYVNFMILFGILENLMAFRFLELYHRRGKKSFV